The proteins below are encoded in one region of Bombus vancouverensis nearcticus chromosome 8, iyBomVanc1_principal, whole genome shotgun sequence:
- the LOC117159539 gene encoding uncharacterized protein LOC117159539 isoform X1 — MTISIMETLLPSEIARLVFGYLESQTCMEAAKVFLETSPHLQECRTVISNGKRFSAKVNGMTLIDVIDKFFAINSTVQEYLSNIANHEQSKHCEDLIQQLKFLIGESWGQDFSANKVNVLSQTNSQIGNGSPIISSSSTRKRRYSNNERERCKRTKVTLNASQQPDSPSAQGTSKAYNFDNVEATPLESLPGHMDILELPKSITNIKEKKYNNCIQQHEGGDINIQNIQDIVTSNACTENDMKDLHMLDKCTAATSTEELLSYSCAEVQTVPYDTLESESESNDEPIENLSLLTKELLNRIELQERIAENINKAILPTDVSLKDENLNDPLNGEANTSIMAELNNTIKSIVEATETDPVFEKFLEEIIGPHIETDASHDEDTEAKQKAKFLDDSQDKQSEVIVNNNNPLESIILDVKSSTELDGTVNADIPLKHRLRSSSRQQNIRNEDEQRDQEKEYNMLEDQNAAAVLSIINANIVNDKSANDKRTKEIVCTLDNNSEKELPTFQIPLDKDTGQIGKLTTDATQKDDSNNVVTTIQGDNMESKIKRSSVKRLRHTKLKEQKPKGSINNYTSEQNVITMPTLVLCSKEEINNMLSVNSYPLTRPITSTTNSRFIPIVPKGPIINKTNKDFVETLYLTTVNVAQKVTSPLCGTSNDLKNCISCAITMTAITTTTTITTTAKAIMTTTATTTTTTTTTTTKVHTSQKEDNNKINNNKEKNRTTHNINNFIGNSITNPIVSNTVKSVAGESITLYSNETSTKTLLDSSSMPMINIEDNISLSTSGLSPYIKFNWNKSNQNLSDIDLSSVIQDAKVVAPLKTNNIVNDHHLSASKNTDCDIIDKRTPRSLMRSRSKNYRLSLSTPRRRNSHIRALDFNTPTKTTVSDKMVNENKGMRFSSESAKLVTSLCRTTLYKSSPLSNTTTSTHKTKTPLKHCQLPIATRSPVPKLMGEWEKYNGLGIIIGDVPPCSNINVSSENKLVKIQSKSLELTKGTWDADLRKALHIGIDEDRQGTKISTSNKRTNSTKTAKSNIVLSPTKKGKRNLRTSKGKSKNILPKENNVVQDVKDECTMGKWNVMESSSIKSIDRNASEPKEDFLDSGINNTLEANFSNVKPAVNKSKLVVEQKNAQHQLLAKSNHLHENATITTTTNNLSFERKNMKKYAQLKTLETNLNKYNQIERKPYLENNIVSVDVTRHSELATASVDITQQLVQIPNVMDHETPKKFENPSSVPPTPRLLSPSSNATPFVKFSEDSSKIRSFINTPEFPKTPCIALTPKISEETTTDNIKKETFDICSPYYKPTSEQYQREKQTKPDNNIEKSSAVPLQCTNQSIPKNIINSTNTYQACVSTKLEITQFEVIKENLPKEEAIKELKISANSRDSTYYTKTDCIENGVTQQHNVNKDMYEKMNVDNEKYLPNSEESYDSDASISSSSSSRSSSTSSSSSSSSSSSSSSSSSSSSSSSSSPPSSPPSSPSSSPSSTILTSLKTFNKKSKNITNQVCINTNSDSTHKIKNVIETINEERTECPTISENNTLGLKMKPINAEEAIITLRKCESSPSKVFSILKNEEDCKTNMKETPAKDETLNEVDISETPNSSKIGIENLTNLSSKISALITSGDRKLSKSNQRLIMENSTNRRFKQKPKVINIQHLRSNSLVTFKPTKSIKHSSMEKRQRSLTIDKKLVVQLEAKRQRMIAKFREIPKANLTRDKSQQGRIIFRGKNSISLKKKNNQYKYSQKSENKFSEMKRKKKRKKWMEESNHSNNNQNNKSNNNNNSNNNNNNNKSSNGSDNNCDDTDNNNASISSSNNKHNNNNSNSNNNNDDRCTKHLSIDGASESKLYSLEDSEEKDNNNKHVQNDDLALENDTKKIIEIAVDNIMSDVEVNVYQQANALKMENQTYNSKITENRGIVELDVTENPEMQNEIDTKIEKGDSNTINKVILRGNECSGTKNNGSYNGENTCKLREYPNYNSGKTTSTLLKSKVDQVKRDLFSDEEQVFRREEISNAIEYSINQKNNNVPPIEIHDTVRSTTTENTNSENPKSLSRVLQCLQLVPTYKHEHMVESQCMKYNRKMDLNVTIPNSVEYHFLYDDNASSKKRRRRHSNHELEFQINIVLNDKNCDETIKVMTATDYEEIFNLPPKTKKRLGSKKSPIKHENNCETLNNPFIDTSTKKGMHVKPLATSSPLDESFACTKNCVKKVAINTATVMNERNNKILHNSKKRLNVNGIRGVNKANTAAKISKRKVSDLKESKQVCDQFKLLCSFIKLHKKFTCYSLSLSLFFLFVD, encoded by the exons ATGACGATAAGCATTATGGAAACATTATTACCTTCGGAAATAGCTAGATTAGTTTTTG GGTACCTTGAAAGTCAAACATGTATGGAAGCTGCTAAAGTATTTTTAGAGACTTCTCCGCATTTACAAGAGTGCCGTACTGTAATTTCAAATGGAAAACGATTCAGTGCTAAAGTTAATGGAATGACCTTAATAGATGTCATTGACAAATTTTTTGCTATTAATTCAACTG TTCAGGAATACCTTAGCAATATAGCTAATCACGAGCAGTCAAAGCACTGTGAAGACTTAATCCAACAGTTGAAATTTCTTATTGGAGAATCTTGGGGTCAAGATTTTAGTGCTAACAAAGTTAATGTTCTTTCACAG aCTAATTCTCAAATAGGCAATGGCTCTCCCATAATATCTAGTAGTAGTACACGTAAAAGACGTTATAGTAATAATGAACGCGAGCGATGTAAACGTACAAAAGTAACATTAAACGCATCACAACAACCTGATTCACCCTCTGCTCAAGGTACATCAAAAG CATATAATTTCGATAATGTAGAAGCAACTCCATTGGAAAGTTTACCAGGTCATATGGATATATTAGAATTACCAAAATCTATCACTAATATCAAAGAGAAGAAATATAATAACTGTATACAACAACATGAAG GCGGCGATATAAACATTCAGAACATACAAGATATTGTCACAAGTAATGCATGTACAGAAAACGATATGAAAGATTTGCACATGCTTGATAAGTGTACCGCGGCGACAAGTACGGAAGAATTATTGAGCTACTCGTGCGCAGAAGTTCAAACTGTCCCATATGATACATTGGAATCTGAATCAGAAAGTAATGATGAACCAATAGAAAATCTTAGT TTATTAACGAAAGAGCTGTTAAACCGTATCGAGTTACAAGAGCGAATTGCTGAGAATATAAATAAAGCAATACTTCCAACAGATGTGTCATTGAAAGATGAAAATTTAAATGATCCTCTAAATGGTGAAGCAAACACCTCTATTATGGCAGAACTAAATAACACGATTAAATCAATAGTAGAAGCAACAGAGACTGATCCTGTGTTTGAAAAGTTTCTTGAAGAAATCATCGGGCCTCACATAGAAACTGATGCAAGTCATGATGAAGATACCGAAGCTAAACAAAAAGCAAAGTTTCTTGATGACTCACAAGATAAACAAAGTGAAGTGATTGTAAACAACAATAATCCATTAGAATCTATAATATTAGATGTCAAATCGTCCACAGAATTAGATGGAACAGTAAATGCAGATATTCCATTAAAGCACAGACTTCGTAGTTCTTCTAGACAACAAAATATTCGTAATGAAGACGAACAACGTGACCAAGAGAAAGAATATAATATGTTGGAAGATCAAAACGCCGCTGCAGTATTAAGTATAATAAACGCAAATATCGTTAACGACAAATCGGCAAACGataaaagaacgaaagaaattgTATGTACATTAGACAATAATAGCGAAAAAGAACTGCCAACATTTCAAATTCCTCTTGATAAAGATACAGGGCAAATTGGAAAATTAACAACTGACGCTACTCAAAAAGACGATAGTAACAACGTTGTTACAACGATTCAAGGTGATAATATGGAGTCAAAGATTAAAAGATCGTCGGTAAAACGGTTACGACATACGAAGCTTAAAGAACAGAAACCAAAAGGTAgcataaataattatacatcTGAACAAAACGTAATAACAATGCCAACATTAGTACTATGttcgaaagaagaaataaataatatgttaTCGGTAAATTCTTACCCGCTGACTCGTCCAATAACATCTACTACAAATTCGAGGTTCATTCCTATTGTTCCCAAAGGACCGATAATCAATAAAACGAATAAAGATTTCGTGGAAACATTATATCTAACAACCGTAAATGTCGCTCAAAAAGTAACATCACCACTCTGTGGTACGTCAAACGATTTAAAAAACTGTATTTCTTGTGCAATAACAATGACCGCTATAACAACTACGACCACAATAACAACAACAGCGAAGGCGATAATGACGACAACggcaacgacaacgacaacgaccacgaccacgaccacgaaAGTACACACATCtcaaaaagaagataataacaaaataaacaataataaagaGAAAAACAGAACCacacataatattaataattttattggcAATTCAATTACTAATCCCATAGTGTCCAATACCGTCAAATCAGTCGCTGGAGAATCAATAACCCTGTATAGCAATGAAACTAGCACCAAAACATTACTAGATAGTTCAAGCATGCCTatgataaatatagaagataACATTAGCTTATCCACTTCTGGATTATCTCCATACATAAAATTCAATTGGAATAAGAGCAATCAAAACTTATCAGATATTGACTTGTCATCTGTCATTCAGGATGCAAAAGTTGTTGCTCCGTTAAAAACGAACAATATCGTTAATGATCACCATCTTTCAGCTTCAAAAAATACCGATTGTGATATCATTGATAAACGTACTCCGAGGTCGTTGATGAGGAGTAGATCGAAAAATTATAGATTAAGTTTATCAACACCAAGAAGAAGAAATAGTCATATAAGAGCTCTTGATTTTAACACGCCGACGAAGACAACTGTATCCGATAAAATGGTCAATGAAAACAAAGGGATGCGTTTTTCTTCGGAATCCGCAAAACTCGTTACATCTTTATGTAGAACTACTCTTTACAAATCGTCACCGCTTTCTAATACTACCACATCTACTCATAAAACTAAGACTCCATTAAAACATTGCCAACTTCCAATAGCGACGAGAAGTCCAGTACCAAAGCTTATGGGCGAATGGGAGAAATATAACGGACTTGGGATAATTATAGGCGATGTCCCTCCATGTTCAAATATCAACGTTTCTTCGGAAAATAAACTTGTCAAGATCCAATCCAAGTCGCTGGAACTTACGAAAGGTACATGGGATGCAGATTTACGGAAAGCTCTACACATTGGTATAGACGAGGATCGCCAAGGAACGAAGATATCCACAAGTAACAAGAGAACGAATTCTACAAAGACTGCTAAATCAAATATTGTTCTCTCACCGACAAAGAAGGGCAAGCGCAATTTACGCACATCGAaaggaaaaagtaaaaatattttgccAAAGGAAAATAACGTTGTGCAAGATGTAAAAGACGAATGTACCATGGGAAAATGGAATGTAATGGAATCATCGAGCATAAAAAGCATAGATCGTAACGCATCCGAACCAAAGGAAGACTTTCTAGATTCTGGGATTAACAATACTCTGGAAGCAAATTTTTCTAACGTGAAACCAGCAGTAAATAAAAGTAAGCTTGTTGTTGAACAGAAGAATGCTCAGCATCAATTATTAGCAAAGAGTAATCATTTACATGAAAATGCAACGATAACAACGACAACCAATAACTTATCATTCGaaaggaaaaatatgaaaaagtatgCTCAATTGAAAACGTTGGAGaccaatttaaataaatacaatcaAATTGAGAGGAAACCATATTTAGAGAACAATATCGTTTCCGTAGACGTCACACGGCATTCAGAACTTGCGACAGCTTCTGTCGATATTACACAGCAATTAGTACAAATACCTAATGTGATGGATCACGAAACAccgaaaaaatttgaaaatcctTCTAGTGTTCCACCAACACCAAGATTGCTCAGTCCAAGCAGCAATGCAACGCCGTTTGTTAAATTTAGCGAAGATTCTAGTAAAATACGTTCTTTCATAAATACACCAGAATTTCCAAAAACACCTTGCATTGCATTGACTCCAAAAATCTCGGAAGAAACTACCACAgacaatataaaaaaagaaacatttgaTATTTGTTCTCCGTATTATAAACCAACTTCTGAGCAATATCAACGTGAAAAACAAACAAAACCGGataataatatcgaaaaatCATCCGCAGTACCATTACAATGTACAAACCAATCTATACCGAAAAACATTATCAATTCTACGAATACGTATCAAGCTTGTGTATCTACGAAATTAGAAATAACACAGTTCGAAGTAATCAAAGAGAATTTGCCGAAAGAAGAAGCAATAAAAGAACTTAAAATATCAGCTAATTCAAGAGATTCGACTTATTATACGAAAACTGATTGTATCGAGAATGGTGTTACTCAACAACATAACGTGAATAAAGATATGTATGAAAAAATGAATGtcgataatgaaaaatatttgccGAATAGCGAAGAATCGTATGATAGCGATGCATCGATATCATCTTCCTCTTCATCCCGATCCTCGTcgacatcgtcgtcgtcgtcgtcttcgtcgtcgtcgtcatcgtcttcatcgtcgtcgtcatcatcatcatcgtcgtcgtcacCACCATCGTCACcaccatcatcaccatcatcgtCACCATCATCAACTATTTTAACTAGTTTAAaaacttttaataaaaaaagcaaaaatattacaaatcaagTTTGTATCAATACAAACAGCGATTCGACacacaaaattaaaaatgttatagaaacaataaacgaagaaagaaCTGAATGTCCAACAATTTCAGAAAATAATACTCTAGGATTAAAAATGAAACCAATCAATGCAGAAGAGGCAATTATTACTTTAAGAAAATGTGAATCCTCACCCTCAAAAGTGTTTTCAATATTAAAGAATGAAGAGGATTGTAAAACTAATATGAAAGAAACACCTGCCAAAGATGAAACTTTGAATGAAGTAGATATTTCTGAGACTCCTAATAGTTCAAAGATCGGTATAGAGAATCTAACTAATCTGTCTTCGAAAATTTCCGCATTAATAACTTCGGGAGATCGAAAGTTGTCAAAATCGAATCAACGTTTAATTATGGAAAATTCTACAAATAGAAGATTTAAACAGAAGCCCAAAGTGATCAATATACAACATTTAAGATCGAATTCTTTGGTTACTTTTAAACCAACTAAATCCATAAAACATTCTTCCATGGAAAAAAGGCAAAGATCTCTAACTATAGATAAAAAGTTAGTTGTCCAATTGGAGGCAAAAAGACAACGTATGATAGCAAAATTTCGTGAAATACCTAAAGCTAATCTTACCCGAGATAAAAGCCAGCAAGGTCGAATCATTTTTCGGGGTAAAAATAGTATtagtttaaagaaaaaaaacaatcAGTACAAATATAGTCAGAAGAGTGAGAATAAATTCAGTGagatgaaaagaaagaagaaaagaaaaaagtggATGGAAGAATCAAATCATTCTAATAATAAccaaaataataaaagtaataataataataatagcaacaacaacaataataacaacaaaTCTAGTAATGGTAGTGACAATAATTGTGACGACACTGATAATAATAATGCTAGCATTAGTAGCAGCaataataaacataataataataatagtaatagtaataataataacgatgacAGATGCACAAAGCATTTATCCATTGATGGTGCATCAGAAAGTAAACTATATAGCTTGGAAGATTCAGAAGAAAAAGATAATAACAATAAGCATGTACAAAATGATGATTTAGCACTCGAAAATGACACcaaaaagatcatcgaaatagcGGTTGATAACATTATGAGTGACGTTGAAGTTAATGTATATCAACAAGCAAATGCGCTTAAAATGGAAAATCAAACTTATAACTCGAAAATTACGGAAAACAGAGGAATAGTAGAATTAGATgtgacagagaatccagaaatGCAAAATGAGATTGACACGAAAATTGAAAAAGGCGACAGTAATACCATTAATAAAGTTATTTTACGTGGGAATGAATGCAGTGGTACAAAAAACAACGGCAGTTATAATGGAGAAAATACATGTAAGTTAAGGGAATACCCGAATTATAATAGTGGTAAAACAACAAGTACTTTATTAAAATCAAAAGTTGATCAAGTAAAGCGAGATTTGTTTAGTGACGAGGAACAAGTATTTAGGAGGGAAGAGATATCAAATGCTATCGAATATTCAATTAATcaaaagaataataatgttCCTCCTATTGAAATACACGATACTGTTAGAAGTACAACCACAGAAAATACCAACTCGGAAAATCCAAAGAGTTTATCGCGCGTTCTTCAGTGTTTGCAGCTCGTTCCCACGTATAAGCACGAGCATATGGTCGAATCTCAATGTATGAAATATAATCGTAAAATGGATCTTAATGTAACTATTCCTAACTCGGTAGAATATCATTTCCTATATGACGATAATGCATCTTCCAAAAAAAGAAGGCGTAGGCATAGCAATCATGAATTAGAATTCCAAATTAATATTGTCTTGAACGATAAAAATTGCGATGAAACAATTAAAGTAATGACTGCCACTGACTATGAAGAGATATTTAATTTGCCGCCAAAGACTAAAAAAAGATTAGGAAGCAAGAAATCACCAATTAAGCATGAAAATAATTGTGAAACACTAAACAACCCGTTTATCGATACTTCAACCAAAAAGGGAATGCACGTGAAACCTTTAGCAACTTCGTCTCCTTTGGACGAATCATTTGCGTGCACAAAAAATTGTGTAAAAAAAGTCGCTATTAATACTGCTACTGTTATGAATGAAAGAAATAACAAGATACTGCACAATAGTAAAAAACGGTTGAACGTAAACGGAATTCGAGGAGTTAATAAAG CCAACACTGCTGCAAAGATTTCAAAAAGGAAGGTTTCAGATTTGAAAGAAAGCAAACAGGTTTGTGATCAATTTAAGCTTCTTTGTTCGTTCATAAAACTTCATAAAAAGTTTACCTGTTATTCTTTGtctctttcccttttctttttattcgtagACTGA